The Scheffersomyces stipitis CBS 6054 chromosome 5, complete sequence genome contains the following window.
TTTCTACGTCAGActctgaatctgaatcaTATTCAAATCCCAGTTCAGTATCCCTTGTTATAATTGAATGTTTATCATGGATAGCTGATGTTTTAGTTATTCTTTTGGACATGTCGTGGACCCCGAATCTAGTATAAAGAAACGGTGGTTATCCTCTCATCTCCTGCCAATTTGTTTCAACTGATTTTTAAAattatcacgtgatcaaAGATGAGATGCCCTACCTTTTTTTTGATCGgaagttgaaaaggaaCGATGCATCAATTATCCGTCCAAGAGCCAAAGATGTCTAAGAAACGGCCTGTGACGAATAGCCTTGACGTGAAGATATACGAGTTAATTTGTGAATTGCTCGATGAGACTACagctgaaaatttgaagagcttACCTCAATCTGATGACAACATCTCATACATTGCACTCGCCAAAGATATTACTATTTCCCAGGCACTTGATTATGTTCAGTCTAAGGACTATAAACTAAAGAggataaagaagaatttgttggaaaagtcaATAATAGCGTCTCTTCAAACACTACGAActgaagaggaagagacTATGGGGACAATTGATagttcaacaaagacaGATGATAGTGATGCCGAACTTTATGGTGAAGGTAGATTGATGGAAGTAAAAGATTCTAATTCATTGAACAAGTCTGTTGTAACTGCTTGgaaattgaataattcaattgcaaaaagtgaGTTAGCCAACGAAGTGCTTGATCCAAATGCAGAAGAGCTGGTAGAAGATGTTGCAAAACAATCGAAAAAGAGAACAAAAGATTCATCCAAACAAGTTACTAAGAAACACAGGAGCAAAATAGATCATACTCCTCCAAGTTTAACATTGTCTTCCTTAGGTGGATTGGACAGTACGACTACTCAACTAATGGAATTGATTGGGTTGCCTATCCTTCATCCGGAGATCTACACGTCTACTGGTGTAGAACCTCCTCGTGGTGTCTTGCTCTACGGTCCTCCTGGATGCGGTAAGACCACTATTGCCAATGCACTTGCTGGTGAATTGCAGGTCCCATTTATAAACATTTCAGCTCCATCTATAGTGTCTGGGATGTCTGGCGAAtcagaaaaaaaattaagGGAAATATTTGATGAAGCTAAAACGTTGGCGCCTTGCATCATCTTTAtggatgaaattgatgCAATCACACCTAAAAGAGATGGAGGTGCTCAGAGGGAAATGGAAAGGCGAATTGTTGCTCAATTATTGACTTTGATGGATGAATTATCGTTAGGCAAGACCGAAAAACCAGTGATTGTAGTAGGAGCTACTAATCGACCCGATTCGCTTGATGCTGCCTTGAGAAGAGCCGGCAGATTTGATAGAGAAATATGTCTCAATGTCCCTAACGAGGACGAAAGACTCTCgatattgaaaaagatgaCCAGCAATATTAAGTTAGAAAATGGAGACTTCAATTTCCGAGAGTTAGCAAAAATGACTCCAGGATATGTAGGAGctgatttgaagagtttggTGACTGCTGCTGGAATTTCCGCAATAAAGAGAATATTCGAAAGTCTCAGTGAGCAGCAAGAGGAATTACTAGTTGCAGATTCCAATGCAAACAGTTTTGATTCAATGGATGTTGATAGTGCAACTTTCATTCCTGACAACCAGTCGCTCGTAAAATTTGAAGGAAAGACGGATACCGAAAAATTATCTACGATTCAAAAGTTTTTAATTAAGCATCCCAACCCATTGAGCGACGAACAATTAAACCCATTAGCAATTTCTTAttctgatttcttggaagcACTTCCAACGGTACAACCAACAGCCAAGAGGGAAGGATTTGCTACTGTACCAGATGTGACATGGAAGAGTGTCGGAGCCTTACACAAGGTGAGAATGGAGCTACACATGTGTGTGGTTCAGCCTATTAAAAAACCAGAACTTTACTTAAAAGTTGGTATCACCGCCCCAGCCGGTGTCTTGATGTGGGGACCGCCAGGTTGTGGGAAGACATTATTAGCAAAAGCTGTCGCTAATGAATCTCGAGCTAATTTCATATCTATCAAGGGTCCAGAATTACTCAACAAGTACGTAGGTGAATCCGAGAGAGCAATTAGACAAGTCTTCCTGAGAGCAAGAGCTTCCATTCCGTGTATTATATTTTTTGATGAATTGGATGCTTTAGTTCCAAGAAGGGATGCATCTTTATCTGAATCTAGTTCACGAGTAGTGAACACATTACTTACCGAATTGGACGGGTTGAATGATCGAAAGGGTGTGTTTGTAATTGGAGCCACTAACAGACCAGACATGATAGATCCTGCCATGTTGCGTCCCGGCAGATTGGACAAGACTTTGTATATCGAGCTCCcttctgctgaagaaagacttgaaatattgaaaaCTCTTATTAATGCTAACAAGACCCCCGTAAGTGTTGACGTGGACTTGAATTCAATAGCAAATGATAACAGGTGCAGAAACTTCTCCGGTGCAGATTTGTCTTCTCTAGTAAGAGAAGCTGGAGTCTTAGCTCTTAAAAAGaaattctttcaaaatcaaaaaatcGACGATTTGGATGCATCTGGCTACTAcgagaatgaaaatgttGATGACCAAGTGGAAGTGACTCAACAAGACTTTAATAGAGCCCTTTCCAATGTTCATCCCAGTGTGAGCGACAAAGATAGAATGAAATACGAAAAGTTAAACAAGAGAATGGGGTGGAGTGTTATC
Protein-coding sequences here:
- the VCP1 gene encoding AAA ATPase (go_function ATP binding), whose protein sequence is MSKKRPVTNSLDVKIYELICELLDETTAENLKSLPQSDDNISYIALAKDITISQALDYVQSKDYKLKRIKKNLLEKSIIASLQTLRTEEEETMGTIDSSTKTDDSDAELYGEGRLMEVKDSNSLNKSVVTAWKLNNSIAKSELANEVLDPNAEESVEDVAKQSKKRTKDSSKQVTKKHRSKIDHTPPSLTLSSLGGLDSTTTQLMELIGLPILHPEIYTSTGVEPPRGVLLYGPPGCGKTTIANALAGELQVPFINISAPSIVSGMSGESEKKLREIFDEAKTLAPCIIFMDEIDAITPKRDGGAQREMERRIVAQLLTLMDELSLGKTEKPVIVVGATNRPDSLDAALRRAGRFDREICLNVPNEDERLSILKKMTSNIKLENGDFNFRELAKMTPGYVGADLKSLVTAAGISAIKRIFESLSEQQEELLVADSNANSFDSMDVDSATFIPDNQSLVKFEGKTDTEKLSTIQKFLIKHPNPLSDEQLNPLAISYSDFLEALPTVQPTAKREGFATVPDVTWKSVGALHKVRMELHMCVVQPIKKPELYLKVGITAPAGVLMWGPPGCGKTLLAKAVANESRANFISIKGPELLNKYVGESERAIRQVFSRARASIPCIIFFDELDALVPRRDASLSESSSRVVNTLLTELDGLNDRKGVFVIGATNRPDMIDPAMLRPGRLDKTLYIELPSAEERLEILKTLINANKTPVSVDVDLNSIANDNRCRNFSGADLSSLVREAGVLALKKKFFQNQKIDDLDASGYYENENVDDQVEVTQQDFNRALSNVHPSVSDKDRMKYEKLNKRMGWSVIEDSEVIEPIEPTANTPNASV